The stretch of DNA atactcgtcaaggaagattcggagaccctcttatggatgaaagccttttgcggcaaatcgatgatagagactctgttacagtgtttcattctttgaacaagaatttatttcctatggttgtaatcgatttgtatccgattgagctTGACATATGTTGTAGACgtcgtatgactttttattaatgataatgatcttttttcaaaaaaaaaaaaaaaaaaaaagaatggttTTATGAATAAATTCAATATGCTAATGCAATATGCTGCTACTAGCAACATATTCAAAAATATTAGATTCCAACAAAATGCTATGAGAATACGCCATTTAAACACATACAAATAGTAGATTGTTTGGTCAATCTACTAATTACGCCGAAATCtactaaggctctgtttggtaaatggcatattggccaaatttcagcatattggagaggtttagcatgtttgacttacgAATATGCTATTTAGAGCGTTTGGTTAATGGCATATTAAAATAGCATATTGGGGTCCAATATGCTATTTTGCAATATGCTGCTCCTACTAGCATATTAGGTTAGCGGATTGGAAAGAAAAGATATTGTCTTATTTACCCCCTTAAAAAATACTAACCTTccttttatatatttaataaataatttattcatatccttatttgtcattttactaataatctaaacaatctgctaatctaaaactgtcaattaccaaacacctCTAAAACAATTCTGCTAAATAAATCTGCTGGTCAAACCCGCTAAATCATTATGCTAGTCAAATCTGCTTTCtaaatctgcttctgctaatattaatccgctgtttaccaaacagggcctaagTTCGctcaatatgctgtttaccaaacaaaACCTGAAAGTCGAACTCGTTTAACacaccacaaattctcattgaagacgtgacatatccgtcacaagcttgtgacggataccactttacctcacaatgtacccactttttctctctctgcaacactattcatgtggtcccctttctccactaacccattttgttaccattttatctcacaaaatatccgccacaaatggtaatccgtcacaagggagaccaattgttaacACACAACCCATTTGAAAAAGTCGGGTACTAGTATTTTCCAATAGCCCAAACGAATCAAATCCCGTTACCAAAATCCAAAACCCTAACCTAACAAAAACCTTACcttgaaaaaaaatcaaaaaaatccccAAAAATTTCCGTCACTGCAACATCAATTCCGCCATGGGAAGCGATAGACGTAGGAATCGAGATCAAGGAGATGATTCCGACGACGATGGCGGACGAAGGAGAAGAGATAAGAAACTCAGAAACTCCAACAATGGCGAACACGAAGATTCATCCTCCTCTAAACCTAATACTTCAGCTCACGATTCAAAACCGTCGCTAATTTTACCGTCGATGATTAAGAACAAGCAAAAACGGTCGGAAATTCACTCTAAACTCAAACAACAGAAGAAAGTTGATAAGCGGAAGAAGGTTAAAGCTCGCGATGCTGCCGAAAAACGCGCTGTTGAACTCGGCGAAGAGgtatttcttcatttttcttaTCGTTTGATTCTATGTTTGATGATTTAACGGTCGAATTTGATGTTTTTTTGTTGATTTGCAGCCGCCGGCGAGACAAGTTCCTCGTACTATTGAGAATACTAGAGAAGCTGATGAAACTGTTTGCAAGCCTGATGATGAAGAGGTTCGCTTTCGACATTTTGATTGTGTCGTGTTTTGCTTTGGTTTGAGTTTTCTGCAGTTTTGAGTTGATTTTGAGGAGCTTGTGTGCGATTTTTCGATGTTTGCAGCTGTTTGCGGAGATTGAGACGGATGAATTTAGCACTGTTTTGAAAGGAGAGAGGACTCCTAAAGTTTTGATCACTACGTGCCGTTTTCACTCCACTGTAATCGcctttttcttctttaatttctgCAGTCTTTTGTGATTGATTTGCCTAGAATGTGTTGAAGATACTAGCTTTGTTTTAGTAGATTGAGTGCAATGGCTGTATTTTGCGTTAGACAATGCGGTTTTGAATTGAAGGCAGCTAGTTAAAGTGTTAAACGGTTCATATTAAGTAGACAGTGTATGACGCATAGTTATGGCTCGTCTGTAAAATTGTAAATTATGTCGTGATATTGTTAATTTTCTACATTGATTAGTTGTGATTTGCAAAGTATTGCTTTCTCATTTCCTGTTTCCGGTAGTTTGTTTGCTAGCTGTGAGcctctgttgttatcattcctTCGTTCCTATTTTCATCATTTGTCGGACAATTTTCTCAAAATGGACGTGTAATAGTTAATTCAGTACTTTGGATCATCTACAGAGGGGACCTGATTTTATCAAAGAGCTACTCCAAGTGATTCCAAATTCCGAGTATTATAAGAGAGGAACCTATGATTTGAAGAAGGTAGTACTTGTTTCCTTTACATAATGGAAACAAATTCTGTATGTTTTGTATCTCTCGGAAATCTGATAGGTTTCTTCTATATATCTGTCCAGATTGTAACTTATGCGACTAAGAAGGACTATACTTCCCTTATTGTTGTCCACACAAACCGAAGAGAACCGGGTTAGTTGAAACATAGTTTCCTTGTAGACAATGTTCTTGTGTTCCCGATTTTTCTAACTTGTGCACCTGTCTATAAAATAATCGCATCGTTCATAATCTGCACAATTGTAATTGTTGGTATGATCTTGGTTGTAGATGCTCTGTTAATTATTGGCTTACCTGATGGACCTACGGCACACTTTAAGCTTTCAAAGCTTGTTTTACGGAAGGATATTAAGGTTAGTTGGATAGTTTGAGTCTCATTATTTTTAAtttcatatttctttttcctGCATACATAATACATGAGTTACTTTCTTTTTGTTTCCTCTGCTTCGCCATGGACAGTTTATTGAAACGCAGAATTTATATAATATACTCTGTACTTTTAGTTGTAGTTATAATTTTTCGTTACTAACCATATTTTAGATACTAAACATTTGCTTATTCTAATATTAGGCGTGCTATTTTACTATGATATGGTGTGCTTGTTTTAGAATGTATATGATGTTATCGGCTGGTATTCTGTTCCTTGTAAGCTAGTTGATGCCGTTTGAGAACCTGACTCCTGTGTTTCCTGTGACAAACTACCTAGTATAAGTTGCACATGAAGGCCCTAGGACAGTAGCTGTCTTTCACGAGCTTTTTTGTATAATTAAATTTGTCATTAGAAAGCGTATTTTGTGGTTCATGTGGTTTGGCAACTTGGTTAAGCTTCTTTGATCTTGTTGTGTACGGTTTATGGAGTGAGCATGTTTTCATGCAGAGCTTCTTTCTCAAGCTCTCTTGCTCATGTGACTTTTATGTTTTGCAGGGTCATGGTAATCCAACCAGCCATTGGCCTGAGCTGGTTCTAAATAATTTTACAACAAGACTTGGGTGTCGTGTTGGCAGGTTTCCTTCATACTCATTGTTTCTTTACTTCTATATTTTGCAGTATGGAGTTACCAGGTGGTATCTCATTATTCTTTTCCTTGTGTTCACAGGATGATGCAGTCCCTATTTCCACAAAACCCGGAATTTCGTGGTCGGCGGGTTGTCACATTCCATAATCAGCGAGATTACATCTTCTTCCGCCATCATAGGTACTTTGTTAATTTAGATGGAATGGGAAGTCCTTCATTTGGCATTAATTCTGCTTTGTTAACCATTGTGTCTTTCTACTACGTAAGGTATATCTTTGAAGCGAAAGAAGCAAAGAACACAGATTCAAAGGACAAGGACAAGGAACTCATAGCAGGAAAGAAGGTGATTGCTCGTCTTCAGGTATGTGGCTCCTATATTGTTGCCTCCTCTCCTTTATTTTTGCTTTTAATACTAGAACATATGCTTTTGAGGCACATGTGTTAGTTCACCATTTTTTCATCATGAATCCCTCATTTTCCCCTATAAGTGGCTATCCCTCATCCCTGGCCCTGCTCAATTGACGTGATATGGCTATTTATTAGCCTTCTTTTAACTGTAATTTTGATTTTGGCTATTTTGCATGAGCGTTATATCGTTCTCTACTTCTCTTACCACCCCACCCCaccccaacccaacccaacccaacaacACACACACTTTACGTCTACATATCATTACTACCTTCCTTTCCTTGTCCATGTTTTTAGCGGTAGTAAATCCTTGTCTTGGCGTCTTTTTGTGGTTTGACATAGGTCTTGAGATAAACCTAAAAGTTTATCCTTTCATGCAGGAATGCGGTCCACGTTTTGTCTTGAAATTAGTTAGTCTTCAGCATGGAACATTTGATACTAAAGGTGGCGAATTTGAATGGAATCATAAGGTAGCTTACTTTTCCCTTGTGTTGCATAGAATCATATAGATTGTGTTTGTAGATTTGTAATGACCG from Silene latifolia isolate original U9 population chromosome 10, ASM4854445v1, whole genome shotgun sequence encodes:
- the LOC141604921 gene encoding uncharacterized protein LOC141604921, yielding MGSDRRRNRDQGDDSDDDGGRRRRDKKLRNSNNGEHEDSSSSKPNTSAHDSKPSLILPSMIKNKQKRSEIHSKLKQQKKVDKRKKVKARDAAEKRAVELGEEPPARQVPRTIENTREADETVCKPDDEELFAEIETDEFSTVLKGERTPKVLITTCRFHSTRGPDFIKELLQVIPNSEYYKRGTYDLKKIVTYATKKDYTSLIVVHTNRREPDALLIIGLPDGPTAHFKLSKLVLRKDIKGHGNPTSHWPELVLNNFTTRLGCRVGRMMQSLFPQNPEFRGRRVVTFHNQRDYIFFRHHRYIFEAKEAKNTDSKDKDKELIAGKKVIARLQECGPRFVLKLVSLQHGTFDTKGGEFEWNHKPEMDTSRRRFFL